CAAATCACAAACCGGTCAGTCAAAGCAGAGAGATGTAGCAGGTAACAGtaaatgggggaggaaggaaaggaatcGATTTAGGAGACCTCAGTTCTAAGGTGACTGGGAAAGAAGTGCCTTTACTGGACACAAGAATAGCACAGGGGAAAATGAAAGTATGATTTGTTTGCAAGATGCTCCGCAGCTCAACTCCATCAGGGAAGGTGGTAGGTGTCACTATGCTAGGCAGTTGATTTACAAAGAAGGACGAAAGAATGCAGCTGTCCCTCATGGCCTTACAGAGCAGCAAGGttagttgtttgtctttgtttttttgttttaaaagagcTAGAGactccaggccctgagcctcagcagacttgcagctctgattcattggacttaccccgtccagctaacagggaggtaaagaaggtcagccgccacaccagagagccaagagtgcctacaactgcaagcaggagaattgcatccagcatccatgtggaatctaagccccctctcgatatagaggtggagcagacataaccatcccagggtacacaggatggaggaatcaagtatggattagactggacttactgatattctattcatgaactattgtgattagtaatggaagaaatcataacattgatgtggagaaagtggccatggtagctgctgagggtcgggagagggaagaagagatgtgatgtgggggcattttcggaacttggagttgtcctgggtggtactgcagggacgatgctggacactgtatgtcctgccatggcccactgggtggactgggggagagtgtaaactacagtgtaaatcattatccatttggtacagcagtgctccaaaatgtgttcaccaaatgcaatgaatgtgccacgatgatgaaagaggttgttgatgtgggaggagtggggtgaggggggtggggggtatttggggaccccttctattttttaatgtaacattaaaaaaaatagagaaaaagaaaaaagaaaagaaagaatatatatatctTCTTATACCATAGAAGCAGTGAAAGATGGAAAAACCTTCTTATTAGTTTCCCCGGATTTTTAAGGGTGGGAACAGAATATCCATTCCCAGGGTCCACCACAGACCCCCGCCAGTTCACACTGCAGCCGGCCAGTGCCTCACCTGGAGGGACGCTGGAGTGGCTCGGTTCACGCTGCCTTCGCTCTCTCGAGCCGGCAGGCGTCGAGGAGCTGGTGTGGCCTGTGCTGGTGCTGGTTCGGTCAGTGTGTTGTCACGTCTTGCGAAGTCAGTGGTTTCTGTTAAGTTTTCGGAATGAGTTTGGATGAGAGCAGCACCGCCAACCAAACCCTGACCACTGTTTGGAAACAAAGCTGTGGAGTTTTCGTTTTCTGGATTGAGGACATTAATATCTTCTCCAGCGAGTTCAGGGTAAGAGTCACAAAAAAAGATGCTGTCACCACAGAGGGGGCTTTGGATCAGCGGCCAGGCGTCCGAGAATTCACCGCGGATGGAAGGCGACAGGGACCCGCAGAACGCCGGCATCATCTCCCCCATGGAGCCTGCGGGTCTGAACGCATTTTGACATATCTTTAAACAGTCGATGGAGAAGCACAGCACGACTACAGAATGGCATTTCAACTCTAACGTTACGTCTTCCAGGTAAAACAGTCATTTACTGAGCTTCCAGTTGTTTCCAACTTGCCTCAGTACAATAAGTTCAATTACCCAATTTACTTTTAAACTGAATTTTTATACCCATTTCTAACAATTATAGAGTTATGCTTAATCCAATCAAAAACATTActatggggaagtggctgtggctcaatcaattgggctcctgtctaccatatgggatgccctgggttcacgtcccagggcctccttgtgaaggcaggctggcacagcaagatgacgcagcaaagggagacaagcagggaCAGAaaaaacgcacagcaaatggacacagagaagagacagcaaagaaaggaacaagccgcaaggggggggaataaataaataaacaaatctttcaaaaaaaccCTCCATAACATTACTATGTCACAACTAAGTTTCCTTGAATGCTGTTTTAAAATTCTATGAGACCATGATGTGTTAAAAGTTACTGATGACAGAAGTGTCACAGATCatgaataaagggaaaataaagggaaaatactgGAGAGTAAAGAGGAAAGAATATTCTTTGCATATTAGCAATCCTGAGAGACCTACCAATGCCAGTGCTCCCCAAACCAGAATGTCAttgacaataaaagaaaaaagacgtCACCATCAGTGCACTGAAGTCCCCGGAGTTTCACAAGAAAATGGGTAAACAAGTAGAAGGCCTGTCTGTACCAGGGAATCTGAATTTGTGCTGATGAAAAACCACTGTTACCTCTCCTGAAGCACAGCTGGAGGATGCAGGGCACAAGCAGGGGGTGCCCGGTCCGAGCAGCAGGCCTCCTCCTGGCATGAGGATGGACTCAGACGCGCAGGCCCTGTGAAGGCCAGCACAGGTTTTAACACCGGCCCCTTCCTGAAGAACTGTCTCCTTAGTAACAGGGCAACATTCTTCTTGAAAAGCTAGCTGTTCTCCTTTGGGTGGCTTTTTTGGAGGGGAGGAGTATGAGGTTTAGTTTTTGGTACTATTTCAGCCCATGAGAATGCACGGAAAATAAGGCTCTCATGCACTGCTAACTTGGGTAAAAATGGTGACACTTCTCTGTTGAGTGGTCCAGGAGAACAGACTAAGGACCGGGGAAACCTGCAGACATTTTCATCAAACACACGCATGTACACATACTTTTTATTAGATGTTTGGGAGGCCGTTGGCCAAGCTGTAGGGAAGTGTGATTCATTATAGGGAAGTATAAGAATTTCTacattgtggtgatgaatataaATGAGTGGCAAAAATAGTTGGATTACCTTTGCCCTTATTTGCCCTAGTTAGAAACccatttccaattatttttccaaactttcattaCCACTAATAGCTctttttgaagaaattaaaaaaagatttaaaaatagatgTATTAATTTTCACTTTGAATTCCACTAGAGAACACAGGATACAAACTTCTATGCTATAAAtggttaatattatttttaatcaatGGGCCCAAAACAATGGAGGCAAACTTGCCTAAAAAGTTACTGAAAAATTCTAGAATTTTCATGACATGCATGTTTCCTTTTTAATACTTAGAACTGAGGCTCCCAAACCACTGGGGGACAGAAGAGGATATTTAAACAAGACTGGCTTTGACTAGACCACCAAGCGTAGCAGTCTAGCTGGGAGAAGAATGTGAACAACTCTTTCTTCGCTTGGATTTCTTAGTTCCTCTGCTTCCTCTCGGGTGCCCGTAACCCAACTGGACTTACCGCAGGTCTGAGCTGAGTCCCAGCGGCACTGACAGCATGTCCTGGGACCATAATCGTTGAGGTGAGGCCGGTCAAAGCACGACAGTTCGGAACCATTGTACCGAATGTCCTGGGATCGCAGAGACCCTAAAGGACAGCAAGACAATCTGGTCATTGACCACAGTCTCTTGCACCCAGGAGCACCCACTAACACCACAGTGCAGCCCTGGACCATTCTAGCTCTTgtgtttcaaaagaaaaagaggacTGTCATCCaaattccttcttcccttttacACCAAGCACAACTATGGAAATAATTTAAGAGAATGCCAAATGCAGGGTTGCCAGAACTTAGACTTTTCTTTTCATCCGGTGGCATTGGGACATCACAGCCAGTTCCATATCCTTACAAAGCCACTCCATCCCTTAGTCCCTCTCCCCCAGACCCGCTCTGAGACCGGAAGGCTGTGAGGTTTATGTCCACCTGTGCCTGGTTCCTTCAAGAACTCATGGAGCCTCATCTTAATCAAGTTTTTGCTCAAACACTTGAATGGCGGTGCTTATAAACTCCCATCACCGAATTACTAGGAAATATAAAGAGCTTAAACTCACAGCTGGGTTTCTTCTCCATAAACTGCCTCTTGCAATAGATGACACAGAGAATGAGCAGGGCCAGCAGGACGGTGGCCAAGGCACTGCAGATAACGGCGGCCAGAGCCGTGTCCCGGGGGCTGGAGGCTGTGGACGGGATCTTCACCAGGTTGACCTTGATGGTACCTGAGAACCACAGGGAGGAATCAGGGTGCTTGGAACAATCCGGTACATGCAAATGCTTAGACCACAGGGGACGGTCACCTTCAACAAAGGCCTTTCTGTGCtataaataaaaaccaagaaaaagaGTATCGGCAACTTTAAGACGGCTCATACACTACCTCCTCTTAGATAAGCTGTGCTGAAGCTACATTTGTACCCTTTTTCCCAAAAGGTGGTGCATGTGCTTCTTCTTTATTCCCTCAATGCTTGGGACACAAAACCCTTCACATACTGTGTTGTGGTCATTTCCTTTTAGGTCCACCAGACCAGAACTTGTTTGAGAACTTGGAATCTTCCCCTTTGTCTCCCCAGAACGTAGTACAGTATCTAGTACACAGTAGGCACTTAACATTTCTGATTTAATGGGAATTAGACTAAGATAAGCTTTTAAGATATGCTGTTTGGggtaatttcagaaaaaaaaggaattgacTGCTTCACCACCTGACAGTCGGCCCCCAGTTTCTCAGGCAGTAAACATATTTTAATGCCATGACTGTTAAGTTACTGAAGAACATCTAAGTTTTGGAGAAAAGACTTGTTATAATACGGAGAGGCAGGCATAGTAACGTGAGaagaagaaagtctagaaaaagGCACTGTTTCAGAGGGTGTTAAGAGCTGAGATTCTGGAAGCCGATTACGTGAATCAGCCACTAACTGGGAGCCCCTGAGCCAATGACTTCATCCTCGGAGTCTCCCTGCGGCCACCTGTTGCCATGGGGATGATGACAGTACCTGCCTCTCCTAGCAGGgcagaggattaaatgagctgtCAGGATAGTGCTAACTCATCATTCCTCTGGCAGAGGTGGTGACCCAAGTGAGCGCCGTCTTGCTCTGCAGGGGTCCTGGGATGAACACACTTATTTAAGGCAGAAAGCTACAAGTCAATGCAGGCACACCACATCCTATTCACCTAACACCGAATGGGTTTGCGAGAGGAATGAAAGCTTTATAGAGAGGTGATTACggcttctcttcagtgagctGAGGTGGGCCCTTCTGCTTCAGTTTCCCTCGGCGGGAGCCGAGCCTGCCCCTCTACTGAGGGTTATTACAGACCAGCGCTGACTAACAGAAATAGAACGCAGGCCTCCTGTGCAAGTCTAAGTTGTGTAATAGCCACAttaaagaaagtagaaagaagcaGGTAAAATTACGTAACCCAATATATCTAAggtattatcatttcaacatgtcaTCAGTATAAAAGCTAATGAATGAGATATGGCATACTACATTTTCAAAATATGCTCCCAGCACATCTCAGtttggactagccacatttcaagtgcccaAGAGCCCCGTGTGGCTATTGGCTATCAAACTGTAAGCCACAACCCTCGTGATGAAagctttgtctctctctgggcaACATGGCTTGCCCTCTGGTTTCTCTCCGTCCCTGACTGCACCCTCACTCCCAAATGAGATTAGTTTCCACTGGATGTGTGATGCTTGAGGCTAGAACCAGAAGAGAAACTTTTGGGTTGATATGATCACATCTTAAAAATAGAAGAGCAGGAGCACTGCACTGCCTGTCATTTTGGAACATGAGTTTTGGTATTCTAGGCTCAATGACTCTGGGTCACACTGATAAAAGTTCCTCACTGACACCTGGAAAGGCCTTGGACTTGGATAAAGAGGAATCACAATCCAATCATACAGTTTAAATGACAATTATTTGTAAACGTGTTAAAAATAGAAACTTTATCACTCATCACTATGCAGAGATATTATTGTAACACTCAGATAGCACCCAGTAAATGTTCATCTCTTCATACAACAAGTTAAACAAATCATGTCCCTGACCTGATGGAGATTAAATCTAAAATAGTCTTCCATCTGTGGACAAATTCACAATAGGATGTATGAAGACAGGCACAGCTGTACAAACATGGACAAACAAATGACTGATTAGGAATGTATATCCTATGCAAGTAAATCAGCAGGCTACCTTGTGGGGGGAAGTGACTTGAGAAATGGAAACATTATCTATTTGGACCAAATGGTTAAATTGTAGAAAATCGCTGACTCTTTGATGCTTGTGAGAAAGGCAGTTTACTTCAGAGTGAAACCATTTCTTTAGCTCAAACTTTCAGTCAAGTAACCCAGCCCAAGTCAACACAGGGTTATAGTATGGCTTCCACCAAAATGAGATGTACTACATGATTTGAGTTGAAGAGCTCGAAGTTCCTGACTGTTATAACTTTTAAGTTAGGGGCCCCATTGACAGAGCATTGTAAATTCAGAAAAACCCTGGTAAGAAGAGGGATTTCGGGTTCAAGTAGAATTGTGATCAGAGAGTCCTTTAATTTAAATTCTTGTTAAAAGTCTATTTGCATTAATATAAAAGGGACTGTTCCCAACTTATAAATATCTTCCAGTggggcttttatttttaagttggtGGTTTGTGACTCAGGATTTATTTTCCCCAAGACAATCACATAAGTCTTTTTAATACACACCTTTCCGAGGTAGGGTACTAATGTTGTAATTTCAATGATATATAATTGCCATAACAACCCCAATTTTAAAGGTAAGTGCAACCATTATTCCCTTCTCTAAACATTTTCCTGAACAAGAATGACCCAGAAGTTTTCTCTCTCAGTTCTTTGATacctaagtaaaaaaaaaatatctgttCACTCCAACACCAAAAACATTGGAATTCTTGTTTACATGCACCTGGTTATGATAACATTCACAGTGAACATAATCTTTTTTAGAGTAAGTGGCATCATCATTCTTAGCTTTAATTCTCAAATACAGCAATACAGATATAAATGTGGACGTTATGGGAACTAGGGCAGAATATCTTTTGATTCTAGAACAGCCCCAGAAACTCCTTCATGTAAATTTCTGATAAAAGCCTGTTTTTTAGGCTTGAGCAGATAAAGAGGATGCAGTGGTCTTCTGATAAaggtctgttttttaaaataagacttgAACAGTGAAAAAGGATGTGGTGGTGTTGGCTATCTGATGTGATTTGAACTCTATTAAATTAATTGAGCTGTTGCTGTACTGAGAATTCCTCAGTAAGGACTTATCTTCTACAGATGAAAGAGTATTGATCAGATGTGTGGCTGCTACAATAATGCTGAAATAAAGCTTCTTTTTGCCCATTTGTCATGACTGAATTCCCCATCCACAGTGCCCTGAGCATCCTGAATGCCTGAGAAGAATTTCACTTACACCTTATTTGGATTCTGACAATACTTCTGAAGAATTGGGAATaggaatatttactttttttggaAAGTTTTAACTTCTCCAGGATACAAAGGCATCTCTTACCCTAGCCAATTACGCTATTATATTCCACTCTACTCTCAGCACTACTTTTTGGTAGTTGACTTTAGAGTGGGCACTGTTCCCTTAGCTTTAACCTGACAGTCTATTCCAGAGCTTCAATTTTATAGGATACGTTTCCTTGGGAGTTCAACTCCTTAGAGCAACCACACACTGAGAATCTGTTATGAATAAGACATCCTATATGTcgttaaataaattgaagaaggatCTGAATAAAAGAAGAATAGAAAACAGGTCACTGGCTAAGTTTGgcaagttgtttttttcccccataaagtCTGTTTTTATCCTCTTTGGAGTGTACAGACAGGTAGAAATCCAAATTGCACAGATGTGCTCCTCTCAGCCCACCTCCtcgccaccccacccccagggcttTGCCATGTAGCTGGAAGGACGTCAGAGAATACACAGGAAAGCAATACACCGCTTTCCTCCTGTGCCTAGCAATGTGCACACGTGCTTCTGCAGGCTTTCGTATGCGTTTGTATAGACGTACGTGGCTAACACACCAGCAGTAATTTCATGCTCCTCATAAAGAGTTGAAGGTActcaagaacacgcagcaaaaaggGGATGGCTTGGGAGTCTGGACCAGGCCCCTTGGTCCTTTCCAGCAGCCCACACAGCTCCTTGGATCATGTAGCTTCTGGAGAGTAGAACATTCTGCCGGTCGGGAGCTACATGTAAGGCCAAACTCATTCCCGGGGGGAGGAACAAGCCAGGCCTGAGAGAGATGCGGGACGTTCCTAAGAGCCAGCTGTGCTGCGTCCGTGGCGGGGCATGCAGTACGACAGAAACACCGAGTGGCCCTCTCGCCGCCCGCGTGGCCTTGTGTCTAGCTAATGCGGCGCAGCGCAGGAATGCTGAGCCATGGTGGCATCTCGGAGGCAAGGCGGGAGGACAGGAAATTTTATGGGGGTGGCAGGATCTGGAAAGAGCTACATCAGGGAGGGGAATGCAAAAGACACAGGCAGCAGGCTGCTGGAGGTGGCCCTCACACGCCCTGCTCTGCCTGGGTTTTCAGCCCACATCCTGTGGGTAACTCTAGCTCggctttctgtttatttttagatCCCCCAACTTGTTTAGCCACTCCAGCTTCCTAGTGCGTTATGTTTGAAAATCGGCTAAACAAAAGACATTTCTTACCAGAGGACGCTCCTAACAAACGGCGCAGGAGATGTGGTTTGGGAGGGAGGGAGCTGGCCTTTAAACCGGCTTTCGCGCCTTCTCCCTAAGGTTTTTCACCTTTCTGACTCTGTTTCCTCATGGATTTATTGGGAAATCTATTCAGACACAAAGATTCGTGGTGAGGTAGAGGTGCCGCTGAAAATTTCTCTTAGGGCAGATCAACTCCCGCAGAACTAGCTTCGGTGAACGCAGCATAGGCCTACTGCAAAAGGTGTCCTGGGATAGCTCCAAGACCTAGTTTGTTTCTCCCTACAGACATGAACTTTACCTTTACATTAAAGAGTAAGACGAAGTAGGATGTTGTTTCTTCTCACTGCTCTGAAATTGGTATTTGAAGCCTGAACTGCTTTCCTGATACTCATATATCCAGCTGCCTACTATATCCTCTTGGATGTCAAACAGTCATTTTAAACTTGTCCAGAAAATGAGCTCCCATGACAACCTCATCCTCCCTTCTCCCTACCCACAAAAAAACCCTTGCTCCTTCCACAGATCTTGTCCAGATGGAAAAGCCAAAGTCCTGCCATTGCCTCTGCCTGCTGCAAAATTCCCAGATGGCCACATTGATTGCCGTAGGTCTTTTCTCAAATGTCCCCAACCCAGTGAGGCTTCTCCACCAAATGATTTCAAATCACAATCTCCCCCTAATGCTTCcgacccccttccctgccttcttCTTCTCCATCACACTGATTGGCATCTGACATTTTAGAGATTTTacgttttctgttgtcattctcTGCTAGGGTGGGAGTGATAGAATCCATCCTCCCTTCCCCAACACACTCACCTGCCACATTTTCCGGCCTCCTTTGCAGCTAGGTGTGGCAAAATGACCAGATTAGAGTCAACAGGGGTAAGCAAAAGTGATGGATTCAACTTCTGGGTCATTTCCAATTGAGGGACAAGTTATTTGCCTCAGACTTCCCTTTGCCTATGAGGGGGAAGCTGGGTGTAGCAGCAGCCCAGCTTGGGAGCCTAGAGATGAGGGAGATAGCCAAAGGCTGGCAACAAGTGGTAACTGGGTCTCTTAATGGCATCCAGAAGCAGAGCTGCCCCACCCAAACCGAACTGGCTGGATGGACTGTTACATAAGGGAAAGATGGAAAGACTTCTGTCTTATTTAGGCCACAACATTTTGGGGtctctttgttacagcagcttagCCTTTCTTTACCCTAACCTATTACATCCTGTAATAAATATaggctccatgagggcagggacctttgtcagttttgttcactgttgaatgtataatttcaatcacagTTCCTCACACATAGATGATggccagtaaatatttgttaaatgatggAATGAATACTtctgaaagaaaatggaaacccTAAGTATCCTGAAAGTTCATTTAATAGGGAATTCTCCAATCAATAAGGTAAACATCTAAT
The window above is part of the Dasypus novemcinctus isolate mDasNov1 chromosome 15, mDasNov1.1.hap2, whole genome shotgun sequence genome. Proteins encoded here:
- the TNFRSF19 gene encoding tumor necrosis factor receptor superfamily member 19 isoform X2, which encodes MCRPHRFKEDWGFQKCKPCLDCALGNRFQKANCSQTSDAICGDCLPGFYRKTKLVGFQDTECVPCGDPPPPYEPHCTIKVNLVKIPSTASSPRDTALAAVICSALATVLLALLILCVIYCKRQFMEKKPSWSLRSQDIRYNGSELSCFDRPHLNDYGPRTCCQCRWDSAQTCGPARLSPSSCQEEACCSDRAPPACALHPPAVLQERPAGSMGEMMPAFCGSLSPSIRGEFSDAWPLIQSPLCGDSIFFCDSYPELAGEDINVLNPENENSTALFPNSGQGLVGGAALIQTHSENLTETTDFARRDNTLTEPAPAQATPAPRRLPARESEGSVNRATPASLQEA
- the TNFRSF19 gene encoding tumor necrosis factor receptor superfamily member 19 isoform X1, giving the protein MALQVLLEQEKTFFIVVVLLAYLPCQVICETGDCRQQEFRDRSGNCVLCPQCGPGMELSKECGFGYGEDAQCVMCRPHRFKEDWGFQKCKPCLDCALGNRFQKANCSQTSDAICGDCLPGFYRKTKLVGFQDTECVPCGDPPPPYEPHCTIKVNLVKIPSTASSPRDTALAAVICSALATVLLALLILCVIYCKRQFMEKKPSWSLRSQDIRYNGSELSCFDRPHLNDYGPRTCCQCRWDSAQTCGPARLSPSSCQEEACCSDRAPPACALHPPAVLQERPAGSMGEMMPAFCGSLSPSIRGEFSDAWPLIQSPLCGDSIFFCDSYPELAGEDINVLNPENENSTALFPNSGQGLVGGAALIQTHSENLTETTDFARRDNTLTEPAPAQATPAPRRLPARESEGSVNRATPASLQEA